The sequence ATTCTTTTCACGCAATTTCATCAACATTACATATTtactttcattgaggcatttcatcaaacaccttatgtGCACTAAATAGTTTTAACCATTAACAACATTAGACTCATCATCATTTCCATCACACTTGTTCTTTTAACAAATTCATACATAAACACACACCATAACATTATATACTTCATTTTATGCTAGCATTTAAGCACAAACTTGATTTAAATCAAAACCTCATTtacttatctttcaaaaatcaattttttaaaCCCACTAAACTCAAATCCGAATTTAGCTAGGCCATAACACATTTAGACTTCATGAATGGTAGTAAGACATCATCTAAACACAAACATCCACTAATTTCAAACATATAATGCTTACCTCAAAGTTCTTCTCAAGACTTCTAATTGAAGTAGAAgaaaatgatgataatactaattttattgcTTCCACTAAGATTAGCACACCTTTAATTTCTTAATTCCAAGCTTGCATGTAGGGAATCACTAGAATTGGAAGTTCTTGATTTTCAATTGCAAAACCCGTTCTTCTTTTTGCTCTCTTGAAATCTCAGACAAATCTAAAATGAGCTTCAAGCTCTCAATCACATACTTACACTATTAGCAATAGATAACTTAAGTCCCTCCCCACCATTTCAAAGTTTAGGTAGTCCTTCACACTAACTAACCACCTCATTTCATACTTTGCATGATTAGTCCCTTTCCAATATTTAACTAACAAATTCTTGAATTGTCTATATTATTTTGCTAGTTAAATACTTAAACATAACGAATCATTAATAAATTCtcataaaatattatcttaaaattttgggatgttacaTTTTAAgggtatcttcttgtcgcacaacacccctttcgctgccctccacttcaaccatcctacacGTATGCGATGCATCACATCCTCATCTATCATTCCCgatttgtgaagcatcgagcctaaatatctaaaagACTCTTGTGGAGGTAAAATCTGATCCCCAATTCGGACATCCACTATATCCTCTTGTTCCTCTTCGCTCGCCTTGAAATCGCATTtaaggtactccgatttaagtctgctaatccgtaggccatttgattctaggGCGATCCTGCATTGCTCTAGTCGTCTGTTAAGCTCATCTTGGGAACccgaaactaatacaatatcgtcggCGAATATTAGGCACCATGGAATGTTATCTTGTATCCTTTGGGTCAGTTCgtctaggatcaaagcgaaaaTATATGGGCTAAGGGCCGATCCTTGATGTAAACCTACCTCTACAGGGAAAAACTCAGTGTTTCCTACCGTCGTACGTACACGGGTCTTCGCCCCTtcgtacatatctctaatagttcttatatatttacttgggacacccctaacattaagagtcttcaaaatcagctcacgcgggacacagtcataagccttttccaagtctaagaacgccatgtgtaggttcttttgtttttccctatacttctccataaggcttctaCCGATGTGAATCACCTCCATCGACAAGCGTCCTGGCATGAaaccgaattggttctctgaaacctttgtctcgcgtcggagccttatctcaatcactctctcccaaagcttcatagtatgactaagtaacttaatgcctctataattactacatatttgcgcatctcccttgttcttgaaatgggaataacctcactgagtctccattccataggcatcttTGTGCTTCTAAACGTCATCTTGAAAAGGTTTGTTAACCATCGAACCCCCTCGCCTCCTAGGCACCTCCACGCCTCAATTGGAATTTGGTctggtcctactgctttgtttctccccatctttcgtaggaCCTATCTAACTTCCTCCTGGTTAATCCTCGTGCAGAAACAATTATTCTGAAACTCACGACCCTCCTGTAGTTCCCCATTCTGGTCGGGTCTTTCCCTACTGAAAAGGGATGCAAAAtactcttcccatcttttcctaataagGTCTTCTCTCACTATACTTTGACCCGCTTCATCCTTGATATATTTGACATTAACTAAGTCCCTGCTTCTTCTCTCCCTAGCTTTAGCTATCCTATATACGTTATTAGCTCCCTCTTTAGAGTCTAGTTTCCTATATAAATCTTCGTATGCTTTATCTTTTGCAATTGCTACGGCCTTCTTtgcttctcttttagcttctttatatctTTCTTCTGCCCTAGTTCTCTCTGCAGGTGTCCCTTCTCCAAAGttaatgagctccctaaaccttgTCTGCTTTAGCGCGACTTTCGTTTGGACATCGTCACTAAGCCACCACGATTCTCTACTACTCTTATGGGCTCTCGATGTCCCTATTTCCACCCCTAAGACCTCTTTTGCACATCTCTCATAGTGGACGCCATGTCGTTCCATATCTAGTCTACGTCAGTAGGGGCTTCGTTATCCCCTTCTACACTCAATCTATCAACAACGGTCGCTCTAAAAGTGTCTGCATTCGCTCCATGTAGGTTCTTCCAAAGGATTCTAGGTTGCACAACCCTGACCCTCCTGCCGAGTTTTCTCCGAGTGACTAGTTCCATGACCAGCAATCTATGCTGGGAGGAGCACGTCAAGGCTggaaggtgtgacgacccggaaatttccgaccaaatttaaacttaatctttatatgtttctgacacgataagcaaagtctgtaatgttaaaatcttacaaactttgaactgtgtttaatatattcatttgaccttcgactagttccgacgattcacgaataactatttgtaaataagatacatatatatttaaaaatgtatatatgtatattttaatataatgaaatattatattatgtagttattagaattaattttgtaaaataaaatgatataagtaataataaaatttattattaaaataaatatatataaagtatattgaaaatatatatatttggtttcgaattcattccgtaaacgatagtagcactcgttCATCATTCGATGGTTAATTAAGCAAGTTtagttcaaacttatgtaattttaaaataaacggtgatccggaaataagttttataaattatagacttattaaaaatgtatttaggagctgtttgttaaattttagaactttttatattttacccaaaattgagagggacagttgatgtaatttttatttaataaagtaatgatcaaattttataccataatgaccaaaataaataaaactatttaatttaaaatttttgagatttttctgaacacttttatccgctactgatttaacaacggactaCGAACTATTActccgtgaaaaactgtcggtacACATTATTAAAATGGAGGCTGCTGGATGGTTTCTTTTCAATTCGTTCCCACCTTCCTAtaattgagattattattattatattattattttagttttattactatattatatatagatatagaatatatagatagatatagatgtaTACATGCACTGAAATTGAAATAAGAAAAGACACCACTTTATTTCTTTTGACAGCAAACCACAAGAAGACTAAAGTTATTAAATTGATTCTTTTATCTCTTGGCCTGTATATTTACCCAACACCAACtaaatataattattttaatttgaTGTTTGCTTATGTTTATCAACATCAAATGTAACAAAAACCTACAAGTGGGTCGCCACTTGCAGCTACCACATCCACAAATACCTACACACAAAAACACACCATTTTCCTATTTGATTTTATAACTATAATTACTTCGTATGATATTGAGAGGTGGTTAGTCTAATGTATAAGAAATATCCTCGTCACTTACTCGTATTCCGTTTACTTGATTCCATTATTTCATTCCCTAATTCTGTAactaacacacacatacacatttaCAAACATCACCACTATCAAAATTGGTTATATATCACCATCAGATTTTATTTTCCTGTCTCCACTATCTGATTAGTTTTCCTATCTCCCTATTCCACTCGTGAAATATTGTCAACAAAAGTTAAAAAAACTAGAAAACGAAGTGTCGCGATCGCAGGAATAGAGGGGTCCAGAATGATTGAATAAATCGAGCAAACTTCTTGATTGATTGAGGAATATATCTTTCCAGCTATCTATACcctcatatatatacacatacgggGTAAAGGATGGGGAACCCATATCACTAGTCACCTTTAACACTCACCGGTGGCCACCCTTAACGATCACCCGTCACCACCGGCCACCCTCTTCCACCCTTAAAACCGCCACCATCTCCATCCAAACAACCATCACCTTCACCCATTAAATTGCAAACTGCTGCCGCAACTAGTATTTGTTTTCTGTTCGAGCTAAGCAAGCTGAACAACACCATCTTTCACAACTCACCACCTCCATCGACAAACCAACGTCACCATCAAACCATAATCAAAATTACAACATCCACTAATCGATCAGTTTATATATCTGTTACAACCTAACACCTTAAACCACCCATCGTGTTCTTATAATTCAATCATAACGTGATACTATAATCAAAATTATAAGATCTTCTGTGGAAATATGATTTCCCAGGTTTGGCATAACCTCCGTACTATCTGTGAATCATTCGAGTAATGACGGTTCCACATCTGATTTCTAATTGCTATCCTACCATTACGATACTGTCTTTGCCATAACTCTATTCTTGTTTGAAACCGAACATCGGTTATGTTATTGCTACACCAACGAAACCCACCACATACACATGCTATTCGATCTCCATTATTAACTCTACTTTCGTTTCGATTTATCGAACAAAAACTGCTGCacatttttttcttttgttttattGATCCACGATGACAACACAATACAGCAGCCTTGTT comes from Rutidosis leptorrhynchoides isolate AG116_Rl617_1_P2 chromosome 4, CSIRO_AGI_Rlap_v1, whole genome shotgun sequence and encodes:
- the LOC139841832 gene encoding uncharacterized protein, producing the protein MERHGVHYERCAKEVLGVEIGTSRAHKSSRESWWLSDDVQTKVALKQTRFRELINFGEGTPAERTRAEERYKEAKREAKKAVAIAKDKAYEDLYRKLDSKEGANNVYRIAKARERRSRDLVNVKYIKDEAGQSIVREDLIRKRWEEYFASLFSRERPDQNGELQEGREFQNNCFCTRINQEEVR